From the genome of Cytobacillus firmus, one region includes:
- the hpt gene encoding hypoxanthine phosphoribosyltransferase has translation MKNDIEKVLISEEELQDKIKSLAAELTEEYQDRFPLAIGVLKGAMPFMSDLLKRVDTYLEMDFMDVSSYGNSMVSSGEVKILKDLDTSVEGRDILIIEDIIDSGLTLSYLVELFRYRKAKSIKIVTLLDKPTGRKADIKADYVGFIVPDEFVVGYGLDYAEKYRNLPYIGVLKPEVYSNND, from the coding sequence ATGAAAAATGATATTGAAAAAGTACTGATTTCGGAAGAGGAGCTGCAGGATAAGATTAAATCCCTTGCTGCTGAACTTACTGAAGAATACCAGGACCGATTCCCGCTTGCCATTGGGGTTTTAAAAGGGGCAATGCCATTCATGAGCGACCTTTTAAAGCGTGTGGATACATATCTTGAGATGGACTTCATGGATGTATCCAGCTATGGGAATTCAATGGTTTCTTCAGGAGAAGTGAAAATCCTGAAAGACCTTGATACTTCTGTTGAAGGCAGAGATATTCTGATCATTGAAGATATCATCGACAGCGGCTTGACACTCAGCTATCTGGTTGAGCTGTTCCGCTACAGAAAAGCGAAAAGCATTAAGATTGTAACACTGCTTGACAAGCCAACTGGAAGAAAGGCTGATATCAAAGCGGATTATGTAGGATTTATTGTTCCTGATGAGTTCGTAGTCGGCTATGGCCTTGATTATGCGGAAAAGTACCGCAACCTTCCATATATTGGAGTGCTTAAGCCGGAAGTATACAGCAATAACGATTAA
- the ftsH gene encoding ATP-dependent zinc metalloprotease FtsH, whose amino-acid sequence MNRIFRNTIFYLLIFLVIIGVVSFFNGNNEPTEHISYNKFVDHLESGDITSISLQPERGVFEVRGQLEGYEEGKYFLTYIMNNDNILDRVDQLAQTSDVDVMPAKETSGWVTFFTSIIPFIIIFILFFFLLNQAQGGGSRVMNFGKSKAKLYDESKKKVRFKDVAGADEEKQELVEVVEFLKDPRKFAELGARIPKGVLLVGPPGTGKTLLARAAAGEAGVPFFSISGSDFVEMFVGVGASRVRDLFENAKKNAPCIIFIDEIDAVGRQRGAGLGGGHDEREQTLNQLLVEMDGFGANEGIIIVAATNRPDILDPALLRPGRFDRQITVDRPDVTGREAVLKVHARNKPLDESVNLKAIAQRTPGFSGADLENLLNEAALVAARRNKKKIDMTDLDEASDRVIAGPAKKSRVISKKERNIVAFHEAGHTVIGLVLDEAEMVHKVTIVPRGQAGGYAVMLPKEDRYFQTKPELLDKIVGLLGGRVAEEIVFGEVSTGAHNDFQRATGIARRMVTEFGMSDKLGPLQFGQSQGGQVFLGRDFHNEQNYSDAIAYEIDLEIQRIIKESYERARKLLTENRDKLNLIANTLLEVETLDAEQIKHLSDHGRLPDRSATSISTDEDVKVNINIKKEDPAETGEIPETREGSSPAEADVPPAIDEERKDK is encoded by the coding sequence ATGAATCGGATCTTCCGGAATACCATCTTTTATTTATTAATATTTTTAGTCATTATTGGAGTTGTCAGCTTCTTTAACGGCAACAATGAACCAACGGAGCACATCTCTTATAATAAATTTGTTGATCACTTGGAAAGCGGCGATATTACGTCCATTTCCCTTCAGCCTGAGAGAGGTGTTTTTGAAGTACGGGGTCAGCTTGAGGGATATGAGGAAGGCAAATACTTCCTGACTTATATCATGAACAATGATAATATCCTTGACCGTGTCGATCAATTAGCCCAGACATCGGATGTCGATGTGATGCCGGCTAAGGAAACAAGCGGCTGGGTTACATTCTTTACGTCAATCATTCCCTTCATCATCATCTTCATACTATTCTTCTTCCTGCTGAACCAGGCGCAGGGCGGAGGCAGCCGTGTGATGAACTTCGGCAAAAGCAAAGCCAAGCTGTATGATGAAAGCAAAAAGAAAGTGCGCTTTAAAGATGTTGCAGGCGCCGATGAAGAAAAGCAGGAGCTTGTTGAGGTCGTTGAGTTCCTTAAAGACCCGCGCAAGTTTGCTGAATTGGGAGCAAGAATTCCTAAAGGGGTTCTTCTTGTAGGACCTCCGGGAACAGGTAAAACCTTGCTTGCACGGGCAGCTGCCGGTGAAGCGGGCGTTCCGTTCTTCTCTATAAGCGGTTCTGATTTCGTTGAAATGTTCGTCGGTGTGGGTGCTTCCCGTGTCCGCGACTTATTCGAAAATGCGAAAAAGAACGCGCCTTGTATTATTTTTATCGATGAAATTGATGCTGTAGGGCGCCAGCGTGGTGCCGGCCTAGGCGGCGGACATGATGAACGCGAGCAGACCCTTAACCAGCTTCTCGTTGAAATGGATGGATTTGGAGCAAACGAAGGAATTATCATCGTTGCTGCCACTAACCGTCCGGATATTCTTGACCCGGCATTATTGCGTCCGGGACGTTTTGACAGACAGATTACAGTTGACCGCCCGGATGTAACAGGTCGTGAAGCTGTACTTAAAGTACACGCACGCAATAAACCTCTTGATGAGAGTGTCAACCTAAAGGCTATTGCACAGCGTACACCTGGTTTCTCAGGAGCAGACTTAGAAAACTTATTGAATGAGGCGGCCCTTGTCGCAGCCCGTCGAAATAAGAAAAAGATAGACATGACAGATTTAGATGAAGCATCAGACCGTGTAATTGCTGGTCCCGCTAAGAAAAGCCGTGTTATTTCTAAGAAGGAAAGAAACATCGTTGCTTTCCATGAAGCAGGTCATACAGTCATCGGTTTAGTGCTTGATGAAGCAGAAATGGTTCATAAGGTTACAATCGTGCCGCGCGGCCAGGCCGGAGGATATGCAGTAATGCTTCCGAAAGAAGACCGCTACTTCCAGACGAAGCCTGAGCTTCTCGACAAAATTGTCGGATTGCTTGGCGGACGTGTGGCTGAAGAAATCGTCTTCGGTGAAGTAAGCACAGGTGCCCATAATGACTTCCAGCGTGCGACAGGCATTGCCCGCCGCATGGTAACCGAATTCGGAATGAGCGACAAGCTTGGACCATTGCAGTTCGGACAGTCTCAGGGCGGCCAGGTATTCCTTGGACGTGACTTCCATAATGAACAGAACTATTCAGATGCAATCGCATATGAAATCGATCTTGAAATCCAGCGCATTATCAAGGAATCATATGAAAGAGCAAGAAAGCTCTTAACAGAAAACCGTGATAAGCTGAATCTGATCGCAAATACATTGCTTGAAGTTGAAACGCTTGATGCGGAACAAATCAAGCACTTATCAGACCACGGCAGACTGCCTGACCGTTCAGCAACTTCCATTTCAACGGATGAAGATGTGAAAGTAAACATCAACATCAAGAAAGAGGATCCTGCTGAAACAGGCGAAATCCCTGAAACAAGGGAAGGCTCAAGCCCCGCAGAAGCGGATGTGCCACCTGCCATCGACGAAGAACGCAAAGACAAATAA
- a CDS encoding type III pantothenate kinase — translation MIFVFDVGNTNIVLGVYDQDELKHHWRIETNRNKTEDEYGMIVKSLFEHENLSFSDIDGIIISSVVPPIMFSLERMCQKYFHVKPLVVGPGIKTGLNIKYDNPREVGADRIVNAIAAIHEYGSPLVIVDFGTATTYCYINENKQYMGGAIAPGIGISTEALYSRAAKLPRIEIARPDHIVGKNTVSAMQAGILYGYVGQVEGIVKRMKDQADEKPTVIATGGLAGLIAQESDIIDVVDPFLTLKGLQIIYKRNMENIKK, via the coding sequence TTGATCTTTGTTTTCGACGTAGGGAATACGAATATCGTTCTGGGTGTCTATGACCAAGATGAATTAAAGCATCATTGGCGAATTGAAACCAACCGGAATAAAACAGAAGATGAATATGGAATGATTGTGAAGTCTCTGTTTGAGCATGAGAATCTTTCCTTTTCAGATATAGATGGCATTATCATTTCCTCAGTGGTGCCGCCAATCATGTTTTCGCTTGAAAGAATGTGCCAGAAATATTTCCATGTGAAGCCTCTTGTTGTAGGTCCTGGCATCAAGACAGGCTTAAACATCAAGTATGATAACCCGAGAGAAGTGGGGGCAGACCGCATCGTCAATGCTATAGCGGCCATTCATGAATATGGAAGCCCGTTAGTTATTGTCGATTTTGGGACAGCCACTACCTATTGCTATATCAATGAAAATAAACAATATATGGGCGGCGCCATTGCCCCGGGAATCGGGATTTCAACAGAGGCTCTTTATTCCCGTGCAGCGAAGCTTCCACGAATAGAAATTGCCCGTCCTGATCATATTGTCGGCAAAAATACAGTATCTGCCATGCAGGCGGGAATTCTTTATGGTTACGTCGGCCAGGTGGAAGGTATAGTAAAAAGAATGAAAGATCAGGCAGATGAAAAGCCGACTGTCATTGCCACGGGAGGCCTTGCGGGGCTCATCGCTCAAGAGTCGGATATCATCGATGTTGTGGATCCATTTTTAACTTTAAAGGGCCTGCAGATTATTTATAAACGAAATATGGAGAACATAAAAAAATAG